Proteins from a genomic interval of Sphingomonas sp. Y38-1Y:
- a CDS encoding ribose-phosphate pyrophosphokinase, with translation MKLLAGNSNHPLSKAIGDYLELPLTEANVRRFADEEIFVEVLENVRGEDVFVIQSTAFPANDNLMEALIMIDALKRASAKRITAVLPYFGYARQDRKPGPRTPISAKLVANLITTAGADRVLSVDLHAGQIQGFFDIPTDNLYAAPVMSTDIQTRFGDRNLMVVSPDVGGVVRARALAKRLDNAPLAIVDKRRERPGESEVMNIIGDVEGRFCILIDDIVDSAGTLCNAAAALKAAGAEGVVAYCTHGVLSGGAVARVEASALEELVITDSIGNHEVIAEAKRIRHLTIAPLVAEAIKRIADEASVSSLFD, from the coding sequence ATGAAACTTCTCGCGGGCAATTCCAACCATCCGCTGTCGAAGGCGATCGGCGACTATCTCGAGCTGCCGCTGACCGAGGCGAACGTCCGCCGATTCGCCGACGAGGAGATCTTCGTCGAGGTGCTGGAGAATGTTCGCGGCGAGGACGTGTTCGTCATCCAGTCGACCGCGTTCCCGGCCAACGACAATCTGATGGAGGCGCTCATCATGATCGACGCGCTGAAGCGCGCGTCGGCCAAGCGCATCACCGCGGTGCTCCCCTATTTCGGTTATGCGCGCCAGGACCGGAAGCCGGGGCCGCGCACGCCGATCTCGGCCAAGCTGGTCGCCAATCTCATCACCACGGCGGGTGCCGATCGCGTGCTGTCGGTCGACCTGCACGCAGGGCAGATCCAGGGCTTCTTCGATATCCCGACCGACAATCTCTATGCCGCGCCGGTGATGTCGACCGACATCCAGACGCGGTTCGGCGACCGCAACCTGATGGTCGTGTCGCCCGACGTCGGCGGCGTGGTGCGCGCGCGGGCGCTGGCCAAGCGACTGGACAACGCGCCGCTCGCCATCGTCGACAAGCGGCGTGAGCGGCCGGGCGAATCGGAAGTGATGAACATCATCGGCGACGTCGAGGGGCGCTTCTGCATCCTGATCGACGACATTGTCGATTCGGCAGGCACGCTGTGCAACGCCGCCGCGGCGCTGAAGGCGGCCGGGGCCGAGGGCGTGGTCGCCTATTGCACGCACGGCGTGCTGTCGGGCGGCGCGGTGGCGCGGGTCGAGGCGTCGGCGCTCGAGGAACTCGTCATCACCGACTCGATTGGCAATCACGAGGTGATCGCCGAGGCCAAGCGCATCCGCCACCTGACGATCGCGCCGCTGGTGGCCGAGGCGATCAAGCGGATCGCCGACGAGGCGTCGGTATCGAGCTTGTTCGACTGA